In one Pseudomonas hydrolytica genomic region, the following are encoded:
- the rpoZ gene encoding DNA-directed RNA polymerase subunit omega, protein MARVTVEDCLDNVDNRFELVMLATKRSRQLATGGKEPKVAWENDKPTVVALREIAAGLVDYEVVAQEDIVEEEPLFAAFEEEANEPL, encoded by the coding sequence ATGGCTCGCGTTACCGTCGAAGATTGCCTGGACAACGTTGATAACCGCTTCGAACTGGTCATGCTCGCGACCAAGCGTTCGCGCCAGCTGGCCACCGGCGGCAAAGAGCCGAAAGTGGCCTGGGAAAACGACAAGCCCACCGTGGTGGCCCTGCGCGAAATCGCTGCCGGCCTGGTGGACTACGAAGTGGTCGCCCAGGAAGACATCGTCGAAGAAGAACCGCTGTTCGCCGCCTTCGAGGAAGAGGCCAACGAGCCTCTGTAA
- a CDS encoding DUF4124 domain-containing protein translates to MPAPLLTRCTLLLGLLLPLSGSAAELYRYVDDKGVTVLSRQGVPPEFIGKGYEVLNDQGRVLRVIPPAPTPEEFARMQADKARASNDAQLLRLYTNLDDVDRARERKLAELDGVTSVARGNLQSVRTQQANLQSQAAEHERAGRQVPEHLLAQINNLKEEQQRLMRDIARYREARTQAEADFAADRARLAELFGEPQAKP, encoded by the coding sequence ATGCCTGCACCGCTCCTGACCCGTTGTACGCTGCTGCTTGGTCTGCTGCTGCCGTTGTCCGGGTCGGCTGCGGAGCTGTATCGCTACGTCGACGACAAGGGCGTGACGGTGCTCAGCCGCCAGGGTGTGCCGCCCGAGTTCATCGGCAAGGGTTATGAGGTGCTCAACGATCAGGGCCGTGTGCTGCGGGTCATCCCGCCGGCCCCGACGCCCGAAGAGTTCGCCCGCATGCAGGCGGACAAGGCGCGCGCCAGCAACGATGCGCAGCTGCTGCGTCTGTATACCAATCTCGACGATGTCGACCGTGCGCGCGAGCGCAAGCTGGCTGAGCTCGATGGCGTCACCAGCGTCGCCCGCGGCAACCTGCAGTCGGTGCGTACCCAGCAGGCCAACCTGCAGAGCCAGGCCGCCGAGCATGAGCGGGCCGGGCGCCAGGTGCCCGAACACCTGCTGGCGCAGATCAACAACCTCAAGGAAGAACAGCAGCGGCTGATGCGCGACATTGCCCGCTATCGCGAGGCCCGCACCCAGGCCGAGGCCGACTTCGCCGCCGACCGCGCACGTCTGGCCGAGCTGTTTGGCGAACCCCAGGCCAAGCCGTAA
- the gmk gene encoding guanylate kinase: MATTGTLYIISAPSGAGKTSLVKALIDSEPQIRVSVSHTTRAMRPGEVDGVNYHFVDHAQFSAMIERSEFLEHAQVFDNFYGTSQKWVEQTLAEGFDLILEIDWQGAQQVRKLMPQAKSIFILPPTQEALRHRLTHRGQDSGEIIERRMREAVSEMSHYVEYDYLVINDDFNHALSDLKAIFRSNQLSQTQQQQRHAGLLSELLA; the protein is encoded by the coding sequence ATGGCCACAACCGGCACCCTCTACATCATTTCCGCACCCTCCGGCGCCGGCAAGACCAGCCTGGTCAAGGCCCTGATCGACAGCGAGCCGCAGATCCGCGTCTCGGTTTCGCACACCACCCGCGCCATGCGCCCGGGCGAGGTGGACGGGGTCAACTACCACTTCGTCGACCACGCGCAGTTCAGTGCCATGATCGAGCGCAGCGAGTTCCTCGAGCATGCCCAGGTCTTCGACAACTTCTACGGCACCTCGCAGAAGTGGGTCGAGCAGACCCTGGCCGAGGGCTTCGACCTGATCCTCGAGATCGACTGGCAGGGCGCACAGCAGGTGCGCAAACTGATGCCGCAGGCCAAGTCCATCTTCATCCTGCCGCCGACCCAGGAAGCCCTGCGCCATCGCCTGACCCACCGCGGCCAGGACAGCGGCGAGATCATCGAGCGGCGCATGCGCGAGGCGGTCAGCGAGATGAGCCACTACGTCGAGTACGACTACCTGGTGATCAACGACGACTTCAACCACGCCCTGAGCGACCTGAAAGCCATCTTTCGCAGCAACCAGTTGTCGCAGACGCAGCAACAGCAGCGCCATGCCGGCCTGCTCAGCGAACTGCTGGCGTAA
- a CDS encoding exodeoxyribonuclease III, translated as MRIISVNVNGIQAAAERGLLSWLQAQNADVICLQDTRASAFEMDDQAFQLDGYFLYACDGEVPSQGGVALYSRLQPKAVISGLGFEMADRYGRYLQADFDKVSIASLLLPSGRDGDESLNQKFKFMDDFTHYLDKQRRKRREYIYCGSLHVAHQKLDVKNWRDCQQSPGFLAPERAWMDEVVGNMGYVDALREVSREGDQFSWWPDNEQAEMLNLGYRFDYQLLTPGMRRSVRSARLPRQPRFSQHAPLIVDYDWILSV; from the coding sequence ATGCGGATCATCAGTGTGAACGTGAATGGTATTCAGGCTGCGGCCGAGCGAGGATTGCTCAGCTGGCTGCAAGCCCAGAATGCCGACGTGATCTGCCTGCAAGACACCCGTGCCTCCGCCTTTGAAATGGACGACCAAGCCTTCCAACTGGATGGTTATTTCCTCTATGCATGCGATGGTGAAGTGCCCAGCCAAGGTGGCGTGGCACTCTATTCGCGTTTGCAACCCAAGGCGGTGATCAGCGGCCTCGGCTTCGAGATGGCCGATCGCTACGGGCGCTACCTGCAGGCAGATTTCGACAAGGTAAGTATCGCCAGCCTGCTCCTGCCGAGCGGGCGGGACGGCGACGAGAGCTTGAATCAGAAATTCAAGTTCATGGACGACTTCACCCATTATCTGGACAAGCAACGGCGCAAGCGCCGCGAGTACATCTACTGTGGCTCGCTGCACGTGGCGCATCAGAAACTGGACGTGAAGAACTGGCGCGACTGCCAGCAATCACCCGGCTTCCTCGCGCCCGAACGCGCATGGATGGACGAGGTGGTCGGCAACATGGGCTATGTCGACGCCCTGCGCGAAGTCAGCCGCGAAGGCGACCAGTTCAGCTGGTGGCCGGACAACGAGCAGGCGGAGATGCTCAACCTGGGCTATCGCTTCGACTACCAGTTGCTCACGCCCGGCATGCGCCGCAGCGTGCGCAGCGCACGCCTGCCGCGCCAGCCGCGCTTCTCCCAGCATGCGCCGCTGATCGTCGACTACGACTGGATTCTCAGCGTCTGA
- a CDS encoding DUF4870 domain-containing protein, whose translation MSDDVQNPLPTPSPEARQWAMFCHFAAFLGLVFPFGNLLGPLIVWQIKKDLDPFVDAQGKEALNFQISVALAAIVCFILMVVIIGFPLLVLLGIAALVLTIIAGIKANEGQAYRYPFAWRLVK comes from the coding sequence ATGAGTGACGACGTGCAAAATCCGCTTCCAACGCCCAGTCCGGAAGCCCGGCAGTGGGCGATGTTCTGCCACTTCGCGGCGTTTCTCGGGCTGGTGTTCCCGTTCGGCAACCTGCTGGGGCCGCTGATCGTCTGGCAGATCAAGAAGGACCTCGACCCCTTCGTCGATGCCCAGGGCAAGGAGGCGCTGAACTTTCAGATCAGCGTGGCGCTGGCAGCGATCGTCTGCTTCATCCTGATGGTGGTGATCATCGGCTTCCCGCTGCTGGTGCTGCTGGGTATCGCCGCGCTGGTGCTGACCATCATCGCCGGGATCAAGGCCAACGAAGGCCAGGCTTATCGCTATCCCTTCGCCTGGCGTCTGGTGAAGTAG
- a CDS encoding acyl-CoA thioesterase has protein sequence MSSLPELSQFSFFHPLRVRWAEVDPQSIVFNGHYLTYADVAITEYFRALGVAYPGDLATDGGDFFAIRTLLEYRAPARFDEQLQIGIRSARLGRSSLTFALGIWRDGELLTSGEIVYVHADGATRSSAPLPNWLREKILGFERVAPQS, from the coding sequence ATGAGCAGCCTGCCCGAACTCAGCCAGTTCAGCTTCTTCCACCCCCTGCGGGTGCGCTGGGCCGAGGTCGACCCGCAAAGCATCGTCTTCAACGGCCATTACCTGACCTACGCGGACGTCGCCATCACCGAATATTTCCGCGCCCTCGGCGTCGCCTATCCCGGCGACCTGGCAACGGATGGCGGCGACTTCTTCGCCATCCGCACCCTGCTGGAATACCGGGCCCCGGCACGTTTCGACGAGCAGTTGCAGATCGGCATTCGCAGTGCACGGCTCGGCCGCTCCAGCCTGACCTTCGCCCTCGGCATCTGGCGCGACGGCGAGTTGCTGACCAGCGGCGAGATCGTCTACGTGCACGCCGACGGCGCCACGCGCAGCAGCGCGCCACTGCCGAACTGGCTGAGAGAGAAGATTCTGGGATTCGAGCGGGTGGCGCCGCAGAGCTGA
- a CDS encoding YicC/YloC family endoribonuclease translates to MVHSMTAFARNEQATAHGTLSWELRSVNHRYLEPHLRLPEAFRDLEGAVREALRQGLSRGKVECTLRFAEETAGKPLQVDSERARQLIAAAEQVAALIQQPAPLNPLEVLAWPGVLVADSADPQALNAAALKLFDQALGELKAGRAREGAELAKLLNDRLDAILDEVAALRELVPQMLAGQRQKIETRFAEMQAELDPQRLEQELVLLAQKSDVAEELDRLSTHVGEVRRVLKAGGAAGRRLDFLMQELNREANTLGSKAFDPRSTQAAVNLKVLIEQMREQVQNIE, encoded by the coding sequence ATGGTTCACAGCATGACGGCCTTTGCCCGCAACGAGCAGGCGACCGCCCACGGCACCCTGAGCTGGGAGCTGCGCTCGGTCAACCATCGTTACCTGGAACCGCACCTGCGCCTGCCGGAAGCCTTCCGTGACCTCGAGGGCGCGGTGCGTGAAGCCCTGCGTCAGGGGCTGTCACGCGGCAAGGTGGAGTGCACCCTGCGCTTCGCCGAGGAAACCGCCGGCAAGCCGCTGCAGGTCGACAGCGAGCGCGCCCGCCAACTGATCGCCGCCGCCGAGCAGGTCGCCGCGCTGATCCAGCAACCGGCGCCGCTCAACCCGCTGGAAGTGCTGGCCTGGCCCGGCGTGCTGGTGGCCGACTCGGCCGACCCGCAGGCGCTCAACGCCGCCGCGCTGAAGCTGTTCGACCAGGCCCTCGGCGAGCTCAAGGCCGGTCGTGCCCGTGAAGGTGCCGAGCTGGCCAAACTGCTCAACGACCGCCTGGACGCCATCCTCGACGAAGTCGCCGCCCTGCGCGAACTGGTGCCGCAGATGCTTGCCGGGCAACGCCAGAAGATCGAAACCCGCTTCGCCGAGATGCAGGCCGAACTCGACCCGCAGCGCCTGGAGCAGGAGCTGGTGCTGCTGGCGCAGAAGAGCGACGTGGCCGAGGAGCTCGATCGCCTGAGCACCCACGTCGGCGAGGTGCGTCGCGTGCTCAAGGCCGGGGGCGCTGCCGGGCGGCGCCTGGACTTCCTGATGCAGGAGCTCAACCGCGAAGCCAATACCCTCGGCTCCAAGGCGTTCGACCCGCGCAGCACCCAGGCCGCGGTCAACCTCAAGGTGCTGATCGAGCAGATGCGCGAGCAGGTGCAGAATATCGAGTAA
- the pyrE gene encoding orotate phosphoribosyltransferase, which yields MQAYQRDFIRFAIERGVLRFGQFTLKSGRTSPYFFNAGLFDSGLALAQLGRFYAAAIVDSGIDFDVLFGPAYKGIPLAATTAVALAEHHGRDLPWCFNRKEAKDHGEGGTLVGAPLKGRVLIVDDVITAGTAIREVMQIIQGQGAQAAGTLIALNRQERGQGELSAIQEVERDFGMPVVSIVSLQQVLEYLAGDAELKQYLPAVEAYRAEYGI from the coding sequence ATGCAAGCGTATCAGCGCGATTTCATTCGCTTTGCCATCGAACGCGGTGTTCTGCGTTTTGGCCAGTTCACCCTCAAGTCCGGGCGCACCAGCCCCTATTTCTTCAATGCCGGCCTGTTCGACAGTGGCCTGGCGCTGGCCCAGCTGGGGCGTTTCTATGCGGCTGCCATCGTCGACAGCGGCATCGACTTCGATGTGCTGTTCGGCCCGGCCTACAAGGGCATTCCGCTGGCCGCGACCACTGCGGTGGCGCTGGCTGAGCACCACGGTCGCGATCTGCCCTGGTGCTTCAACCGCAAGGAAGCCAAGGACCACGGCGAGGGCGGCACCCTGGTCGGCGCTCCGCTCAAGGGCCGTGTGCTGATCGTCGATGACGTGATCACCGCCGGCACCGCCATTCGCGAAGTGATGCAGATCATCCAGGGCCAGGGCGCTCAGGCGGCCGGTACCCTGATCGCGCTGAACCGTCAGGAGCGCGGGCAGGGCGAGCTTTCCGCCATTCAGGAAGTCGAGCGCGACTTCGGCATGCCGGTAGTGAGCATCGTGTCACTGCAGCAGGTACTGGAATATCTGGCGGGGGATGCTGAACTGAAGCAATATCTCCCGGCTGTCGAAGCCTATCGCGCCGAGTACGGAATCTAG
- the rph gene encoding ribonuclease PH: MKRPSGRAADQLRPIRITRNYTKHAEGSVLVEFGDTKVICTVSVETGVPRFLKGQGQGWLTAEYGMLPRATGERNQREASRGKQGGRTLEIQRLIGRSLRAALDMTKLGENTLYVDCDVIQADGGTRTASITGAMVALIDALKVLKKRGALKGEPLKQMIAAVSVGIYQGEPVLDLDYLEDSAAETDLNVVMTNAGGFIEVQGTAEGAPFQPDEFNAMLALAQKGMNEIFELQQAALAD, translated from the coding sequence ATGAAACGTCCCAGTGGCCGCGCCGCCGATCAGTTGCGCCCGATCCGCATCACTCGCAACTACACCAAGCACGCCGAGGGTTCGGTACTGGTCGAGTTCGGCGATACCAAGGTGATCTGCACCGTCAGCGTCGAGACCGGTGTGCCGCGCTTTCTCAAGGGCCAGGGTCAGGGCTGGCTGACCGCCGAGTACGGCATGCTGCCGCGCGCCACCGGCGAGCGTAACCAGCGCGAGGCCAGCCGTGGCAAGCAGGGCGGTCGTACCCTGGAGATCCAGCGTCTGATCGGCCGTTCGCTGCGCGCTGCGCTGGACATGACCAAGCTGGGTGAGAACACCCTGTACGTCGACTGCGACGTGATCCAGGCCGACGGCGGCACCCGTACCGCGTCCATCACCGGCGCCATGGTGGCGCTGATCGACGCGCTGAAGGTGCTGAAGAAGCGTGGCGCGCTCAAGGGCGAGCCGCTCAAGCAGATGATCGCCGCGGTATCGGTCGGCATCTATCAGGGCGAGCCGGTGCTGGATCTGGATTACCTGGAAGACTCCGCCGCCGAGACCGACCTCAACGTGGTCATGACCAACGCCGGCGGTTTCATCGAAGTGCAGGGCACCGCCGAAGGCGCGCCGTTCCAGCCCGACGAGTTCAACGCCATGCTGGCGTTGGCGCAGAAGGGCATGAACGAGATTTTCGAGCTGCAGCAGGCCGCTCTGGCCGACTGA